One Nocardia iowensis DNA window includes the following coding sequences:
- a CDS encoding NAD(P)-dependent malic enzyme, protein MSPVTDAPNATASLSEITHDEIFAGHLGGKLSVELSSPLETQRDLSIAYTPGVAQVSRAIAQDVELCKRYTWTDRLVVVVSDGTAVLGLGDIGPRASLPVMEGKAALFKKFAGLNSIPIVLDTKDVDEIVETVIRLRPSFGAVNLEDISAPRCFEVEKRLIEALDCPVMHDDQHGTAIVVLAALNGAAKVQGRGIDGMKVVVSGAGAAGVACTNILLAAGVRDVTVLDSKGIISRERSDLNDVKAELATRTNPRGLTGGAAEALTGADVFLGLSAGLIAEELIASMAPESIVFAMSNPDPEIHPDVARKYASIVATGRSDFPNQINNVLAFPGVFKGALDAGARRITEGMKIAAADAILSVVADELGPEKIVPSPLDPRVAPAVAEAVAAAARAEGVA, encoded by the coding sequence GTGTCACCTGTGACTGACGCACCGAATGCCACTGCAAGTCTTTCCGAAATCACCCATGACGAGATTTTCGCGGGACATCTCGGAGGCAAGCTGTCGGTAGAACTCAGCTCGCCGCTGGAAACCCAGCGCGACCTGTCGATCGCCTACACCCCGGGCGTCGCTCAGGTGAGCCGGGCGATCGCACAGGACGTCGAGCTCTGCAAGCGCTACACCTGGACCGACCGCCTCGTCGTCGTGGTCAGCGACGGCACCGCGGTGCTCGGCCTCGGTGACATCGGCCCGCGCGCCTCGCTGCCGGTGATGGAGGGCAAGGCCGCGCTGTTCAAGAAGTTCGCCGGACTGAACTCGATCCCGATCGTGTTGGACACCAAGGACGTCGACGAGATCGTCGAGACGGTCATCCGGTTGCGCCCCAGCTTCGGCGCGGTGAACCTCGAGGACATCTCGGCGCCGCGCTGCTTCGAGGTCGAGAAGCGGCTCATCGAGGCGCTCGACTGCCCGGTCATGCACGACGACCAGCACGGCACCGCCATCGTGGTGCTCGCCGCCCTCAACGGCGCGGCCAAGGTGCAGGGTCGCGGCATCGACGGCATGAAGGTGGTGGTGTCCGGTGCGGGCGCGGCCGGTGTCGCGTGCACGAATATCCTGCTGGCCGCGGGCGTTCGGGACGTCACCGTGCTCGACTCGAAGGGCATCATCAGCCGCGAGCGCAGCGACCTCAACGATGTGAAGGCCGAACTGGCCACCCGGACCAACCCCCGCGGGCTGACCGGTGGCGCCGCCGAGGCACTCACCGGTGCCGACGTGTTCCTCGGTCTGTCCGCCGGTCTGATCGCCGAGGAGCTCATCGCCTCGATGGCGCCGGAGTCGATCGTGTTCGCCATGTCCAACCCGGACCCGGAGATCCACCCCGACGTCGCGCGCAAGTACGCCTCGATCGTCGCCACCGGCCGTAGCGACTTCCCGAACCAGATCAACAACGTGCTCGCCTTCCCCGGCGTGTTCAAGGGCGCGCTCGACGCGGGCGCCCGCCGCATCACCGAGGGCATGAAGATCGCCGCCGCCGACGCCATCCTCAGCGTCGTCGCCGACGAACTGGGCCCGGAGAAGATCGTGCCGAGCCCGCTGGACCCGCGGGTCGCCCCGGCTGTCGCCGAGGCCGTCGCGGCCGCCGCGCGTGCCGAAGGCGTTGCCTGA
- a CDS encoding FAD-dependent oxidoreductase: protein MTELETDVLVLGGGPAGTWAAVSAAGAGARVVLADKARCGTSGPTAHGTTALWNIPPGPARDEAVHRGYAHGGGLGDQEWMHRVLEETHRRVEQLARWGYRFPGAGPGGRGSSLRVYLDGASYLRRMRRSVLDAGVRILDHHPALQLLVGRDGQVAGATGVQQHNRFEPWTVRAGAVVVATGGCAFLSGGAGTDVDTGDGLLFAAEAGAQLSGMEFSSAYGLTPATNVSAPAAHSSSASGLGLHFATLYDESGTVLEGHRAAAFAAIADGRRVFAALDDVPIALRGWLTEQGLVDHTRRVPLRAVLEGTVRGTGGLRLARADCATTVDGLFGAGDVTTREPITGAVSGFGGQGGAWAIASGVWAGAGAARYARTADRRSPVCEVPGAGLNAVARIDPRAVVGLVQEHTLPLRRSYWRSAGSLVDSIGELDSMWPGAEFDLGGTGLDRLRARQAAALLAVARWTKYSALARTETRGMHRRTDHPGAADDWRVRLMSGGLDNVWVRPDAREIAMLDAGEVGAKEIAVTPPRGPAVPGRRESLVFDLRGPVPHAREAGVLSARSAAVPDAPEIVSEAEAGPAPAEQLTPADPIPL from the coding sequence GTGACGGAACTCGAGACGGACGTACTGGTTCTCGGTGGTGGCCCCGCTGGAACCTGGGCCGCCGTCTCCGCCGCCGGCGCCGGCGCCCGTGTCGTGCTCGCCGACAAGGCCAGATGCGGCACCAGCGGGCCGACCGCGCACGGCACCACCGCCTTGTGGAACATCCCGCCCGGACCGGCCAGGGATGAGGCAGTACACCGCGGCTACGCGCACGGCGGCGGACTCGGCGACCAGGAGTGGATGCACCGGGTGCTGGAGGAGACGCACCGGCGCGTCGAGCAGCTGGCCCGCTGGGGCTATCGGTTCCCCGGCGCGGGCCCGGGCGGGCGCGGGTCGTCGTTGCGGGTGTATCTCGACGGTGCCAGCTATTTGCGCCGGATGCGGCGCAGCGTGCTCGACGCCGGTGTGCGGATTCTCGATCACCATCCGGCGCTGCAACTGCTCGTCGGCCGAGATGGTCAGGTCGCGGGCGCGACGGGGGTGCAGCAGCACAATCGGTTCGAGCCGTGGACCGTCCGGGCCGGTGCCGTGGTGGTGGCCACCGGCGGTTGTGCGTTCCTCTCCGGCGGGGCCGGTACCGACGTGGACACCGGCGACGGCCTGCTGTTCGCCGCCGAGGCGGGCGCCCAGCTGTCGGGCATGGAGTTCTCCAGCGCGTACGGATTGACCCCGGCCACCAACGTGTCTGCTCCGGCCGCGCATTCGAGTTCCGCGTCCGGACTCGGGCTGCACTTCGCCACCCTCTACGACGAGTCGGGGACGGTCTTGGAAGGTCACCGCGCGGCGGCTTTCGCCGCGATCGCCGATGGCCGCAGGGTGTTCGCCGCACTCGATGACGTGCCCATCGCGCTGCGTGGCTGGCTGACCGAACAGGGCCTGGTCGACCACACCAGGCGGGTGCCGCTGCGAGCGGTGCTGGAGGGCACCGTGCGCGGCACCGGCGGGCTGCGGCTCGCCCGAGCGGACTGCGCGACCACGGTCGACGGGCTGTTCGGTGCGGGCGACGTGACCACCAGGGAGCCGATCACCGGTGCGGTGAGCGGATTCGGCGGGCAGGGTGGCGCCTGGGCCATCGCCTCCGGGGTGTGGGCGGGCGCGGGCGCGGCGAGATACGCGCGCACCGCCGACCGGCGCAGTCCGGTGTGTGAGGTGCCGGGTGCGGGGCTCAACGCGGTGGCGCGGATCGATCCGCGGGCCGTAGTCGGCCTCGTGCAGGAACACACGCTGCCGCTGCGGCGCAGCTACTGGCGCAGTGCGGGCAGCCTGGTCGACAGCATCGGCGAACTCGACTCGATGTGGCCGGGTGCCGAATTCGACCTCGGCGGCACCGGTCTGGACCGGTTGCGGGCCAGGCAGGCGGCGGCATTGCTCGCGGTGGCGCGGTGGACCAAATACAGCGCGCTGGCGCGAACCGAAACGCGCGGCATGCATCGGCGCACCGATCACCCCGGGGCAGCCGACGACTGGCGGGTGCGGTTGATGTCCGGCGGCTTGGACAACGTGTGGGTGCGGCCGGACGCGCGGGAGATCGCGATGCTCGACGCGGGGGAGGTGGGCGCCAAGGAGATCGCCGTGACGCCCCCGCGCGGGCCCGCTGTGCCGGGTCGGCGCGAATCCCTGGTGTTCGACCTGCGCGGACCGGTTCCACACGCGCGGGAAGCGGGCGTGCTCAGTGCGCGATCGGCTGCGGTGCCGGACGCGCCGGAGATCGTGTCCGAGGCCGAAGCGGGGCCCGCGCCCGCCGAGCAGCTCACACCCGCCGACCCGATCCCGTTGTGA
- a CDS encoding PHP domain-containing protein, with translation MRIDLHTHSTASDGTDTPAELVRNAAAAGLDVVAITDHDTTAGWTEAVDALPKGLTLVRGMEMSCVGLGEDGWPVPVHLLAYLFDPTDRGFADERERLRGERIERVRAMAERMVADGLPIDPDAVLASAGPAAGRPHLAMALVAAGVVPSVDAAFEELLAPHGPYYAEKADTPLRRAVEMIATAGGVSVLAHARARKRGRLLALGDIRELATLGLGGLEIDHPDHSAQDRTVLAELAAELGLLTTGSSDYHGTNKTIRLGEYTTDPTQFEVLAGKATGVPVIVS, from the coding sequence GTGCGCATCGACCTGCATACCCATTCGACCGCCTCCGACGGCACCGACACACCCGCCGAACTGGTCCGGAACGCGGCCGCCGCCGGCTTGGACGTGGTCGCGATCACCGACCACGACACCACGGCGGGCTGGACCGAGGCGGTCGACGCGCTGCCGAAGGGGCTCACGCTGGTCCGCGGTATGGAGATGTCGTGCGTCGGCCTCGGTGAGGACGGCTGGCCTGTGCCGGTGCATCTGCTCGCCTACCTCTTCGATCCGACCGATCGCGGGTTCGCCGATGAGCGCGAGCGGCTGCGTGGCGAACGGATCGAACGGGTGCGCGCGATGGCCGAGCGCATGGTGGCCGACGGGTTGCCGATTGATCCCGATGCCGTGCTCGCTTCGGCAGGGCCAGCCGCGGGGCGTCCGCACTTGGCCATGGCGCTGGTGGCGGCCGGTGTGGTGCCGAGTGTGGACGCGGCGTTCGAGGAATTGCTCGCGCCGCACGGGCCGTATTACGCGGAAAAAGCCGACACGCCGTTGCGCCGGGCGGTCGAGATGATCGCCACCGCGGGCGGGGTGAGCGTGCTCGCGCATGCCAGAGCGCGTAAACGGGGCAGGCTGCTCGCCCTCGGCGACATCAGGGAACTGGCCACGCTCGGACTCGGCGGACTGGAGATCGACCATCCGGACCACTCCGCGCAGGACCGCACGGTGCTCGCCGAACTGGCCGCCGAACTGGGCCTGCTCACCACCGGCTCGTCCGACTACCACGGCACCAACAAGACCATCCGCCTCGGTGAATACACCACCGACCCAACACAATTCGAGGTGCTCGCGGGCAAGGCGACCGGCGTACCGGTGATCGTCTCGTGA
- a CDS encoding magnesium and cobalt transport protein CorA — MPSIPQLPSFRGSGREPRQLPRIPIPTARAIVDCGVYVEGHRLPGRFTHRDALAEVRNRGAGFVWVGLHDPDEAQMADIAETFGLHALAAEDAVKAHQRPKLERYDDTLVLAMRTVAYVEHEMHSVSEIVETGEIMVFTAPDFVVSVRHGEHSELASLRKELEADPAQLMLGTGAVLHAIADHVVDSYIEVTQSIELDIDAMEEEVFTPRNKITIESIYQLKREVVELRRAVNPLAVPLQVLGHKPDVPLPKEIRRYLRDVADHHAGVAERITDFDEALSALISAVLAKVGVQQNTDMRTISAWVAIAAVPTMIAGLYGMNFSHIPGSEEPWGFFSVVLVTLGICIGLYVNFHRNNWL; from the coding sequence GTGCCATCAATACCGCAGCTACCGTCGTTCCGTGGGTCAGGCCGTGAGCCGCGCCAACTGCCGCGCATCCCGATCCCGACCGCGCGGGCCATCGTCGACTGCGGCGTCTACGTCGAAGGACACCGGCTGCCCGGCAGATTCACCCATCGCGACGCGCTCGCCGAGGTGCGTAACCGGGGTGCGGGCTTCGTCTGGGTGGGCCTGCACGACCCGGACGAGGCGCAGATGGCCGATATCGCCGAGACGTTCGGGCTGCACGCGCTCGCGGCCGAAGACGCGGTCAAGGCGCATCAGCGACCGAAACTGGAACGCTACGACGACACACTCGTGCTGGCGATGCGCACGGTCGCCTATGTCGAGCACGAAATGCACAGCGTCAGTGAGATCGTGGAGACCGGCGAGATCATGGTCTTCACGGCACCGGACTTCGTGGTGTCGGTGCGGCACGGCGAGCATTCCGAACTGGCCTCGCTCCGCAAGGAACTGGAGGCCGACCCGGCCCAGCTGATGCTGGGCACCGGTGCGGTGCTGCACGCGATCGCCGACCATGTGGTGGATTCGTATATCGAAGTGACGCAATCGATCGAGCTCGATATCGATGCGATGGAGGAAGAGGTCTTCACCCCCCGCAACAAGATCACGATCGAGTCGATCTACCAGCTCAAGCGGGAAGTGGTCGAGCTACGCCGGGCGGTGAATCCGCTCGCGGTTCCGCTGCAGGTGCTCGGGCACAAGCCGGATGTGCCACTGCCCAAAGAGATTCGGCGTTACCTACGGGATGTGGCCGACCACCACGCCGGTGTCGCCGAACGGATCACCGACTTCGACGAGGCGCTCAGCGCGCTGATCAGCGCCGTGCTGGCCAAGGTCGGCGTGCAGCAGAACACCGACATGCGCACCATCTCGGCCTGGGTCGCGATCGCCGCGGTGCCGACGATGATCGCGGGCCTCTACGGCATGAACTTCAGCCATATCCCCGGCTCCGAGGAACCATGGGGCTTTTTCTCGGTCGTCCTGGTCACCCTGGGCATCTGCATCGGGTTGTACGTCAACTTCCACCGCAACAACTGGTTGTAG
- a CDS encoding suppressor of fused domain protein, with product MEVVQTVRTGVLDHFGVPVTGVDSASVTFLGLEPIEILRIVDGDLVHYATVGGSRHPMGDPTALVADPVRGPRAELVLTLRAAAGAHSGLAKALGVLAAAPAVEGVVLQADALMDLGEPMWQNAPFTAVLLGDSGIPEVVLPDPAEPVRYFAVTPVTATEAAWVRVRGAQALRDAWAEAGIDVRDPERGAARM from the coding sequence ATGGAGGTGGTGCAGACGGTCCGCACGGGTGTGCTCGACCATTTCGGCGTGCCGGTGACCGGGGTCGATTCGGCGTCGGTGACCTTTCTCGGCTTGGAACCGATCGAGATCCTGCGGATCGTCGACGGCGATTTGGTGCACTACGCCACGGTGGGCGGATCACGTCATCCGATGGGCGATCCCACTGCGCTGGTTGCCGATCCGGTGCGCGGGCCGCGGGCCGAGCTGGTGCTCACGCTGCGTGCCGCGGCGGGTGCGCACTCGGGGCTGGCCAAGGCGCTCGGCGTGCTTGCCGCCGCGCCCGCGGTGGAAGGCGTTGTGCTGCAAGCGGATGCGCTGATGGACCTGGGCGAGCCGATGTGGCAGAACGCGCCGTTCACCGCGGTGTTGTTGGGGGACAGCGGGATTCCCGAAGTGGTGCTGCCCGACCCGGCCGAGCCGGTTCGCTACTTCGCGGTGACGCCGGTGACCGCGACCGAGGCGGCGTGGGTCCGGGTGCGCGGGGCGCAGGCGTTGCGGGACGCGTGGGCCGAGGCGGGTATCGACGTGCGCGATCCCGAACGTGGCGCGGCCAGAATGTAA
- a CDS encoding general stress protein, with the protein MTNPMGNSNRARQGLPTPPSGWPVGSYPTYAEAQKAVDYLADGQFPVQDVTIVGVDLMQVERVLYRLTWGKVIGGGVVSGAWLGLFLGLLLSLFTTSGALGPLLVGLVGGIIFGVISTSIPYAATKGQRDFASTMQLVAGRYDVLCDPKSAEQARDMLARLAI; encoded by the coding sequence ATGACGAATCCCATGGGGAACTCGAATCGCGCACGGCAGGGCCTGCCGACGCCGCCGTCCGGCTGGCCTGTCGGCTCCTATCCCACCTACGCCGAGGCGCAGAAGGCCGTCGACTATCTGGCCGACGGGCAATTCCCGGTGCAGGACGTGACCATCGTCGGCGTCGACTTGATGCAGGTCGAACGCGTCCTCTACCGGCTGACGTGGGGCAAGGTCATCGGCGGCGGCGTGGTGAGCGGTGCCTGGCTCGGCCTGTTCCTCGGTCTGCTGCTGAGTCTGTTCACCACGAGCGGCGCGCTCGGCCCGCTGCTGGTCGGCCTGGTCGGCGGCATCATCTTCGGCGTGATCTCCACCTCGATCCCGTACGCGGCGACCAAGGGGCAGCGCGATTTCGCCTCCACCATGCAGTTGGTGGCCGGGCGCTATGACGTGCTGTGCGACCCGAAGTCCGCGGAACAGGCGCGGGACATGCTTGCGCGGCTGGCTATCTGA
- a CDS encoding HpcH/HpaI aldolase/citrate lyase family protein: MILKPRRSVLACPGSNKKMIQKAKGLPVDEVFLDLEDAVAPAAKAEARANIVAALNDSDWGSQLRVVRVNDWTTEWTYADVITVVEGASTALDAILLPKVTDGGQVRALDLLLTQLEKATGLEVGRIGIEPQLENALGLRNIDEIATASPRVQALVFGPADFMASINMRTLVVGEQPEGYDTGDAYHHILMTILLTARAHGLQAIDGPYLQIRDVDGFRRAAARTAALGFDGKWVLHPGQIEAANEIFSPRQSDYDRAELILDAYAFHTSVEGGARGAVMLGDEMIDEASAKMAQVIAEKGRAAAMTRTTRFTPPGNRPE, translated from the coding sequence GTGATCTTGAAGCCGCGCCGTTCGGTGCTCGCCTGTCCAGGCAGCAACAAGAAGATGATCCAGAAGGCGAAGGGCCTGCCGGTCGACGAGGTGTTCCTCGACCTGGAGGACGCGGTCGCGCCTGCCGCCAAGGCGGAGGCGCGGGCGAATATCGTGGCGGCGCTCAACGATTCCGACTGGGGATCGCAGCTGCGGGTGGTCCGGGTCAACGACTGGACCACCGAGTGGACCTACGCGGACGTGATCACCGTCGTCGAAGGCGCGAGTACCGCACTGGACGCCATCCTGCTGCCGAAGGTGACCGACGGCGGCCAGGTGCGCGCGCTGGACCTGCTGCTCACCCAGCTGGAGAAGGCAACCGGACTCGAGGTCGGCCGCATCGGCATCGAACCGCAGCTGGAAAACGCGTTGGGGCTGCGCAATATCGATGAGATCGCCACCGCGAGCCCGCGCGTGCAGGCGCTGGTGTTCGGCCCGGCCGACTTCATGGCGAGCATCAACATGCGCACCCTGGTGGTCGGTGAACAGCCGGAGGGCTACGACACCGGCGATGCCTACCACCACATCCTGATGACGATCCTGCTCACCGCCCGTGCCCACGGCTTGCAGGCGATCGACGGCCCGTACCTGCAGATTCGGGATGTGGACGGCTTCCGGCGGGCCGCCGCGCGCACCGCTGCCCTCGGTTTCGACGGTAAGTGGGTGCTGCATCCGGGCCAGATCGAGGCCGCGAACGAGATCTTCAGCCCGCGCCAGTCCGACTACGACCGGGCCGAATTGATTCTGGACGCATACGCCTTCCACACCTCGGTCGAGGGCGGTGCCCGCGGAGCGGTCATGCTCGGCGACGAAATGATCGATGAGGCGAGTGCGAAAATGGCTCAGGTGATCGCGGAAAAGGGCCGGGCCGCGGCAATGACGCGGACCACGCGTTTCACGCCCCCGGGAAACCGGCCGGAATAG
- a CDS encoding magnesium transporter MgtE N-terminal domain-containing protein yields MAATRVYVARLAGLVVLGPDGESIGRVRDVVVAIRYDRQQPRVHGLVVELPTRRRIFVPILRVTAIEPGVVTLNTGTVSLRRFTQRPGEMLALAQIVDSTVRVEDPDLPDLAGVDVHVVDLGMEQARTRDWRVTRVAVRGHRRLGRRRTVHVVDWIHVSGLTPYEIGRPGQDVTQLLEQFEGLRPADVAHLLRELPEKRRIEVAIALDDERLADVVQELPDDEQVDLLGHLEVRRAADVLEAMDPDDAADLLGELPVGEAESLLALMDPEESEPVRRLLEHSPYSAGGLMTPKPVILTPSTTVAEALARVRNPDLTPALASMVFVVRPPTATPTGRYLGSVHIQQLLREPPAHLVGGILDADLAPLRPEVPLAAVTRYFATYNLVCGPVVDDENHLLGAVSVDDVLDHLLPDNWRDQAELHEGISGHE; encoded by the coding sequence ATGGCAGCTACCAGGGTGTACGTCGCCAGGCTGGCCGGCCTGGTGGTGTTGGGGCCGGACGGCGAGTCTATCGGCCGGGTCCGCGACGTCGTCGTGGCCATCCGGTACGACCGCCAGCAGCCCCGGGTGCACGGTCTCGTCGTCGAATTGCCCACCCGGCGGCGCATTTTCGTGCCGATTCTGCGGGTCACCGCGATCGAGCCCGGCGTGGTGACGCTGAATACCGGGACGGTGAGTCTGCGGCGCTTCACCCAGCGGCCCGGCGAAATGCTCGCACTCGCACAGATCGTGGATTCCACGGTGCGGGTGGAGGATCCGGATCTGCCGGACCTCGCCGGCGTGGACGTGCACGTGGTCGATCTCGGCATGGAACAGGCGCGGACCAGGGACTGGCGGGTGACCAGGGTCGCCGTGCGCGGGCATCGCCGGCTCGGGCGCCGCCGCACCGTGCACGTGGTGGATTGGATCCACGTCTCCGGCTTGACCCCGTACGAGATCGGCAGGCCCGGCCAGGACGTCACCCAGCTGCTCGAGCAATTCGAGGGCCTGCGCCCTGCCGACGTCGCGCATCTACTGCGCGAATTGCCGGAGAAGCGGCGCATCGAGGTGGCCATCGCGCTCGATGACGAGCGCCTGGCCGATGTGGTGCAGGAGCTGCCCGACGACGAGCAGGTCGATCTGCTCGGTCATCTGGAGGTGCGCCGCGCCGCCGACGTGCTCGAGGCGATGGATCCCGACGACGCCGCCGACCTGCTCGGCGAATTGCCGGTCGGCGAGGCCGAATCGCTGCTCGCGCTGATGGACCCGGAGGAGTCCGAACCGGTCCGGAGGCTGCTGGAACATTCCCCGTACAGCGCGGGCGGTTTGATGACGCCGAAGCCGGTCATCCTGACGCCGTCCACCACGGTGGCCGAGGCGCTGGCGAGGGTGCGCAACCCCGACCTGACACCCGCGCTGGCCTCGATGGTGTTCGTGGTGCGGCCGCCGACCGCGACGCCGACCGGGCGTTACCTGGGCTCGGTCCACATCCAGCAACTGCTGCGGGAACCACCGGCCCACCTGGTCGGCGGCATCCTCGACGCCGACTTGGCCCCGCTGCGCCCCGAGGTCCCGCTGGCCGCGGTGACCCGCTACTTCGCGACCTACAACCTGGTCTGCGGGCCGGTGGTGGACGACGAGAACCACCTGCTCGGCGCGGTCAGCGTGGACGATGTACTCGACCATTTGCTGCCCGACAACTGGCGCGACCAGGCAGAGCTGCACGAGGGGATTTCCGGACATGAATGA
- a CDS encoding DUF1003 domain-containing protein — translation MNDKVGGARMRLETPVESRFRIDWDAEALANSSERVARFLGTGRYLAIQTIIVIVWILLNVFVIALRWDPYPFILLNLAFSTQAAYAAPLILLAQNRQDNRDRVALEEDRMRAAQTKADTEFLARELAALRIAVGEVATRDYLRRELEEMKEILDRIEGAGDDKPQRKKSSARKQASAPVSPPVADD, via the coding sequence ATGAATGACAAGGTCGGCGGTGCGCGGATGCGGCTCGAAACGCCGGTCGAGTCCCGGTTCCGCATCGATTGGGACGCCGAGGCGCTCGCGAACAGCAGCGAGCGGGTGGCCCGGTTCCTCGGCACCGGTCGCTACCTGGCCATCCAGACGATCATCGTGATCGTTTGGATTTTGTTGAATGTCTTCGTCATCGCATTGCGCTGGGACCCGTACCCCTTCATTCTGTTGAATCTGGCGTTCTCCACCCAGGCCGCCTATGCCGCGCCGCTGATCCTGCTGGCGCAGAACCGGCAGGACAACCGCGACCGGGTCGCGCTGGAGGAAGACCGGATGCGGGCCGCGCAGACCAAGGCGGACACCGAGTTTCTGGCCCGCGAACTCGCAGCGTTGCGGATCGCGGTGGGCGAAGTCGCGACTCGCGACTACTTGCGCAGGGAGTTGGAGGAGATGAAGGAGATACTCGATCGAATCGAGGGTGCGGGCGACGACAAGCCGCAGCGCAAGAAAAGTTCCGCCAGAAAGCAGGCGTCAGCCCCGGTTTCACCGCCCGTAGCTGATGATTGA